One Microcoleus sp. bin38.metabat.b11b12b14.051 DNA segment encodes these proteins:
- a CDS encoding glycosyltransferase family 2 protein — MPDWQLKTPVAFIIFKRPAETERVFAEIRKVKPPKLLVVADGPRADRPGEDRDCELAREIVERVDWDCEVLKNYADVNLGCRRRVSSGINWVFEQVEEAIIIEDDCLPDPTFFRFAEELLDRYRDDRRIMSISGQNVQFGRKRTDCSYYFSRYNHCWSWASWRRAWKHYDLDMKLWPEIRDGNFLVDVLGDPQAVKVWTNTFQLCYEGKIDTWDFQWAFASFIQSGLNILSNVNLASNIGHGSGGTHTADVTSPYNNMAAEAIAFPMKHPPFVIRDAQADNFTQNTLYDYDPPLLKKVQKKVHRLLKKSKLNHR, encoded by the coding sequence ATGCCCGATTGGCAATTGAAAACCCCCGTTGCTTTTATTATTTTTAAACGCCCCGCAGAAACCGAAAGGGTGTTTGCAGAAATTCGCAAAGTCAAGCCGCCGAAACTGTTAGTAGTTGCTGACGGGCCCCGTGCAGATAGACCAGGAGAAGACCGAGATTGCGAGCTGGCTCGCGAGATTGTGGAGCGAGTAGACTGGGACTGCGAAGTGTTGAAAAATTACGCTGACGTAAATCTCGGCTGCCGGCGGCGGGTTTCTAGCGGTATAAATTGGGTGTTCGAGCAGGTGGAAGAGGCGATTATTATTGAGGATGATTGTTTGCCCGATCCGACGTTTTTCCGTTTTGCCGAAGAATTGCTCGATCGCTATCGAGACGATCGGCGGATCATGTCAATCTCCGGTCAAAATGTCCAATTCGGGCGCAAAAGAACTGATTGCAGCTACTATTTTTCTCGCTACAATCACTGTTGGAGTTGGGCGAGTTGGAGGCGAGCTTGGAAACACTACGATTTAGACATGAAGCTGTGGCCGGAAATTCGCGACGGTAATTTTTTGGTCGATGTACTGGGAGATCCGCAAGCTGTGAAAGTTTGGACTAATACTTTTCAGCTTTGTTATGAGGGGAAAATAGATACTTGGGATTTCCAGTGGGCATTTGCTAGCTTTATTCAAAGCGGGCTGAATATTCTATCTAATGTCAATTTAGCTTCTAACATCGGACACGGTAGCGGAGGAACTCACACGGCGGATGTCACCAGTCCGTACAACAATATGGCTGCTGAGGCGATCGCATTTCCGATGAAACACCCACCGTTTGTGATTCGGGACGCGCAAGCAGATAATTTTACTCAAAATACTTTGTACGATTACGATCCGCCGCTGCTCAAAAAGGTGCAAAAAAAAGTCCACAGACTGTTAAAAAAAAGCAAGTTAAATCACAGATAA